Proteins encoded in a region of the Streptomyces sp. NBC_01298 genome:
- a CDS encoding CynX/NimT family MFS transporter → MPDEEVQTLNRPQAARTAAPRSLPAPAAAPQPAWLGPVLLVGIVLAALNLRPAITSLGALFEETREGLGMSGTVAGLVTSVPALCFAVFGVTAPRLSRRFGPAAVVCAGMAAVAAGLLIRPFATNAAGFLAASALTLAGIALTNVLLPVIVKRWFPDRVGTMTGLYSMALAAGTSLAAAATVPMTRGLGGSWRTGLLVWAFLALVAVLPWLAIAAAARKEKAAATGVPAARPDAGPGVVRSRTAWALACYFGLQATGAYITMGWLPQIFRDAGVSASTAGILLAVTMVMGVPLAFIIPGLAGRMKNQGPIAVVLGLFGLAGYLGLYFAPAAGAWAWVLMLGVSNCAFPLVITMIGLRAKSPAGVVKLSAFAQSTGYLISIPGPLVVGVLYQHSGGWDLPLALMAGLLVPQIVLGILAGRDRTIEDECGMRD, encoded by the coding sequence ATGCCCGACGAAGAAGTCCAGACCCTGAACCGGCCCCAGGCCGCCCGCACGGCTGCCCCGCGGTCCCTTCCCGCCCCCGCCGCCGCCCCGCAGCCGGCGTGGCTCGGACCCGTGCTCCTCGTCGGCATCGTGCTGGCCGCCCTCAACCTGCGGCCCGCCATCACCAGCCTCGGCGCCCTGTTCGAGGAGACCCGCGAGGGCCTCGGCATGAGCGGGACCGTCGCCGGACTCGTCACCTCCGTACCCGCCCTCTGCTTCGCCGTCTTCGGCGTCACCGCGCCCCGGCTCTCCCGCCGCTTCGGCCCGGCCGCCGTCGTCTGCGCCGGCATGGCCGCCGTCGCCGCGGGCCTGCTGATCCGGCCCTTCGCCACCAACGCCGCCGGATTCCTCGCGGCCAGCGCCCTGACCCTGGCGGGCATAGCCCTGACCAACGTGCTGCTCCCGGTCATCGTCAAGCGCTGGTTCCCCGACCGGGTCGGCACCATGACGGGGCTCTACTCCATGGCCCTGGCCGCCGGCACCTCGCTCGCCGCCGCCGCGACCGTCCCGATGACCCGGGGCCTCGGCGGCAGCTGGCGCACCGGCCTGCTGGTCTGGGCCTTCCTCGCCCTGGTCGCCGTCCTGCCCTGGCTGGCCATCGCCGCGGCGGCCCGCAAGGAGAAGGCCGCGGCCACCGGCGTACCCGCCGCCCGCCCCGACGCCGGACCCGGCGTCGTGCGCAGCCGCACCGCGTGGGCCCTCGCCTGCTACTTCGGGCTCCAGGCCACGGGCGCGTACATCACCATGGGCTGGCTCCCGCAGATCTTCCGCGACGCCGGGGTCTCCGCCTCCACCGCGGGCATCCTGCTCGCCGTCACCATGGTCATGGGCGTCCCGCTGGCCTTCATCATCCCCGGCCTGGCGGGCCGGATGAAGAACCAGGGGCCCATCGCGGTCGTCCTCGGCCTCTTCGGCCTCGCCGGCTACCTCGGGCTCTACTTCGCCCCCGCCGCCGGGGCCTGGGCCTGGGTCCTGATGCTCGGCGTCTCCAACTGCGCCTTCCCGCTCGTCATCACGATGATCGGGCTGCGCGCCAAGTCCCCGGCGGGCGTGGTCAAGCTCTCCGCCTTCGCCCAGAGCACCGGGTACCTCATCTCCATCCCCGGACCGCTCGTCGTCGGCGTCCTCTACCAGCACAGCGGCGGCTGGGACCTTCCCCTCGCCCTGATGGCCGGTCTGCTCGTCCCGCAGATCGTGCTCGGGATCCTCGCGGGCCGGGACCGCACGATCGAGGACGAATGCGGCATGCGAGACTGA
- a CDS encoding SGM_5486 family transporter-associated protein yields the protein MSPVLEPNPQNGHRKLGLVLGAMLLVTVVIAVIATLASP from the coding sequence ATGTCGCCCGTACTTGAACCGAACCCCCAGAACGGCCACCGCAAGCTCGGCCTCGTGCTGGGCGCGATGCTCCTGGTGACCGTGGTCATCGCCGTCATCGCGACCCTCGCCTCCCCGTAG
- a CDS encoding SixA phosphatase family protein has protein sequence MSADTPRRIVLLRHAKAEWSDGTDHDRPLAERGRHDAPAAGQKLAQTGITFDLALCSSAARTRETWKLAVQELPHRPKTTYEERLYEASLGELIALVNETSDEVENLLVIGHNPGMHALADALAGSAQGDALARMNRSGFPTSGIAVVSFTGSWKSVEHGVGTLLDFWTPHG, from the coding sequence ATGAGCGCCGACACACCCCGCAGGATCGTCCTCCTCCGGCACGCCAAGGCCGAATGGTCGGACGGCACGGACCACGACCGCCCCCTGGCGGAGCGAGGCCGTCACGACGCCCCGGCCGCGGGCCAGAAGCTGGCCCAGACCGGCATCACCTTCGACCTGGCCCTCTGCTCCAGTGCGGCCCGGACCAGGGAGACCTGGAAGCTGGCCGTCCAGGAGCTGCCGCACCGGCCGAAGACCACGTACGAGGAACGGCTCTACGAGGCCTCGCTGGGCGAGCTCATCGCCCTGGTCAACGAGACCTCCGACGAGGTCGAGAACCTCCTCGTCATCGGCCACAACCCCGGCATGCACGCCCTGGCCGACGCCCTCGCCGGGAGCGCGCAGGGCGATGCGCTCGCCCGGATGAACCGCAGCGGCTTCCCGACCTCCGGGATCGCCGTCGTCTCCTTCACCGGCTCGTGGAAGTCCGTGGAACACGGAGTGGGCACCCTGCTGGACTTCTGGACCCCGCACGGCTGA
- the serB gene encoding phosphoserine phosphatase SerB produces MSASQTSDVPTLLVKIFGKDRPGITAGLFDTLAAYSVDVVDIEQVVTRGRIVLCALVTHPTAGTEGELRATVHSWAESLKLQAEILSGTGDNRPRGSGRSHVTVLGHPLTAESTAAIAARITSTGGNIDRIFRLAKYPVTAVEFAVSGTATEPLRTALATAAAQIGVDVAVVSAGLHRRAQRLVVMDVDSTLIQDEVIELFAAHAGCEAEVAEVTERAMRGELDFEQSLHARVALLAGLDASVVDKVRSEVRLTPGARTLIRTLKRLGYQVGVVSGGFTQVTDDLRERLGLDFASANTLEIVDGKLTGKVTGEIVDRAGKARLLRRFAAEAGVPLAQTVAIGDGANDLDMLNAAGLGVAFCAKPVVRQAAHTAVNVPFLDAVLYLLGITREEVEAADLA; encoded by the coding sequence ATGAGCGCTTCGCAGACCTCCGACGTCCCCACCCTCCTCGTCAAGATCTTCGGCAAGGACCGTCCCGGGATCACCGCCGGGCTGTTCGACACCCTCGCCGCCTACTCCGTCGACGTCGTCGACATCGAGCAGGTCGTCACCCGGGGCCGCATCGTCCTGTGCGCCCTCGTCACCCACCCGACGGCCGGCACCGAGGGCGAGCTGCGGGCCACTGTCCACAGCTGGGCCGAGTCCCTCAAACTGCAGGCCGAGATCCTCTCCGGCACCGGTGACAACCGGCCGCGCGGAAGTGGCCGTTCGCACGTCACCGTGCTCGGGCATCCGCTCACCGCCGAGTCCACGGCCGCCATCGCCGCGCGGATCACCTCGACCGGCGGCAACATCGACCGCATCTTCCGGCTCGCGAAGTATCCGGTGACGGCCGTGGAGTTCGCCGTCTCCGGCACCGCGACCGAGCCGCTGCGCACGGCGCTGGCCACCGCCGCCGCGCAGATCGGCGTCGACGTGGCCGTGGTCTCGGCCGGGCTGCACCGGCGGGCCCAGCGCCTCGTCGTCATGGACGTGGACTCGACCCTGATCCAGGACGAGGTCATCGAGCTCTTCGCCGCGCACGCCGGCTGTGAGGCCGAGGTCGCCGAGGTGACCGAGCGGGCCATGCGCGGGGAGCTGGACTTCGAGCAGTCCCTGCACGCCCGGGTCGCGCTGCTGGCGGGGCTGGACGCCTCCGTGGTGGACAAGGTCCGCTCCGAGGTGCGCCTCACTCCGGGTGCGCGGACCCTGATCCGTACGCTCAAGCGCCTCGGGTACCAGGTGGGCGTGGTGTCCGGCGGGTTCACGCAGGTGACGGACGATCTGCGGGAGCGGCTCGGGCTGGACTTCGCCTCGGCCAACACCCTGGAGATCGTCGACGGAAAGCTGACGGGCAAGGTCACCGGAGAGATCGTGGACCGGGCCGGCAAGGCCCGGCTGCTGCGCCGCTTCGCCGCGGAGGCCGGCGTACCGCTGGCCCAGACGGTGGCCATCGGCGACGGTGCCAACGACCTGGACATGCTGAACGCCGCCGGGCTGGGCGTGGCCTTCTGTGCCAAGCCGGTGGTCCGCCAGGCAGCGCACACCGCGGTGAACGTGCCCTTCCTGGACGCGGTGCTCTACCTGCTCGGGATCACCCGCGAAGAGGTAGAGGCCGCCGACCTGGCGTGA
- a CDS encoding glycosyltransferase family 39 protein, with product MTRTDHAARTETERPPPPGPRSSALRARRALRQGPAAALVWLLPALATLGAGLYRISTPVLWHDELATLTVVRRPVGALLAMLQNVDAVHGAYYLLLHYWIGLFGDSPAMLRLPTVLAMAASAACAALAGKRMFGARAGLTGGLLFALIPSVTRYAQEARSYAFVVLVAAAALLLLLRALERPGPVRWLCYGASVAAAGYFHLVSLVFLGAHAVGVALYWWKERSQWRIPVGFVLAAGLGVACTYPLITLGEGQAGRQIGWIAKPRPGDLAEVWPQIFSSTAMAAVLFLAAALAWGSDRRRSVLFGTVSALLPVLALWAISQRADVSYFMPKYLFFVLPAWAVLAGAGLALVRVRGTVAALLAVVVLVAPDHVAVHGPLSHGAYTYPEPVTWFTPLDYRAAAEIVAAGYKPGDAAAYGQQQFSPWWGVDTGVAYYLPSRVHLRDMLTGQSGEQLNDLWPTLSTDPAATLDAVAPPRIWLVSKDDGGDPFSTLPPPYAKVLQDRYAQKSYRQVSGISVALLVHR from the coding sequence ATGACGCGTACAGACCACGCCGCGCGGACCGAGACCGAGCGACCTCCGCCGCCCGGCCCCCGGAGCTCCGCCCTCAGGGCCCGCCGGGCGCTGCGGCAGGGCCCGGCTGCCGCGCTGGTCTGGCTGCTGCCCGCGCTGGCCACCCTCGGCGCCGGCCTGTACCGGATCAGCACCCCGGTGCTGTGGCACGACGAGCTGGCGACCCTCACGGTGGTCCGCCGTCCCGTGGGCGCGCTGCTGGCCATGCTGCAGAACGTGGACGCCGTGCACGGCGCCTACTACCTGCTGCTGCACTACTGGATCGGTCTCTTCGGCGACTCCCCCGCGATGCTCCGGCTCCCCACCGTGCTGGCGATGGCCGCCTCGGCGGCCTGCGCGGCGCTCGCCGGCAAGCGGATGTTCGGTGCGCGCGCCGGACTGACCGGCGGCCTCCTCTTCGCGCTGATCCCGTCCGTCACCCGGTACGCGCAGGAGGCCCGGTCGTACGCCTTCGTGGTGCTGGTCGCGGCAGCGGCGCTGCTCCTGCTGCTGCGCGCCCTGGAGCGGCCCGGCCCGGTGCGCTGGCTCTGCTACGGGGCCTCGGTGGCGGCCGCCGGCTACTTCCACCTGGTGTCGCTGGTCTTCCTCGGCGCCCACGCGGTCGGCGTCGCCCTGTACTGGTGGAAGGAGCGGAGCCAGTGGCGGATCCCCGTCGGCTTCGTCCTGGCGGCCGGACTGGGCGTGGCCTGCACCTACCCGCTGATCACGCTGGGCGAGGGGCAGGCCGGCCGGCAGATCGGGTGGATAGCCAAGCCGCGGCCGGGCGACCTGGCGGAGGTCTGGCCGCAGATCTTCTCCAGCACGGCGATGGCTGCGGTGCTGTTCCTGGCCGCCGCGCTCGCCTGGGGCAGCGACCGCAGGCGGTCGGTGCTCTTCGGCACGGTCTCGGCGCTGCTGCCGGTCCTCGCGCTGTGGGCGATCTCGCAGCGGGCCGACGTCTCCTACTTCATGCCGAAGTACCTGTTCTTCGTACTGCCCGCGTGGGCGGTGCTGGCCGGCGCCGGCCTCGCGCTGGTCCGGGTGCGCGGGACGGTGGCGGCGCTGCTGGCGGTGGTGGTGCTGGTGGCCCCGGACCACGTGGCCGTGCACGGGCCGCTCTCGCACGGCGCGTACACCTACCCCGAGCCGGTCACCTGGTTCACGCCGCTGGACTACCGGGCGGCGGCGGAGATCGTCGCGGCGGGCTACAAGCCGGGCGACGCGGCGGCGTACGGGCAGCAGCAGTTCTCCCCGTGGTGGGGCGTGGACACCGGTGTCGCGTACTACCTGCCGTCGCGCGTCCACCTGCGGGACATGCTGACGGGCCAGAGCGGCGAACAGCTCAACGACCTGTGGCCGACCCTGTCCACCGACCCCGCCGCGACGCTGGACGCCGTCGCGCCCCCGCGGATCTGGCTGGTCTCCAAGGATGACGGCGGCGACCCCTTCTCGACCCTGCCGCCCCCCTACGCCAAGGTCCTCCAGGACCGGTACGCGCAGAAGAGCTACCGGCAGGTCTCCGGCATTTCCGTCGCCCTGCTCGTGCACCGCTGA
- a CDS encoding ABC transporter ATP-binding protein/permease, with protein MPELVLELNGRTWTLDSSRSYSLGRDPQGDVVIDDARVSWRHATIAWNGRGWGIEDHGSTNGTYVRGARVQHAELVPGTPVHLGNATDGPRLNPVAGAAAPAPQPAAAQAYAQQPQAQQAQPQAWEQQVQQAPPFPQQQAQQPHQAQPFPQQQAQQHQPPQQQGGGGTPGYGDHRSPTTFHQLALGHVMRIGRALENELVVSDLQVSRHHAEFHSMPGGRFEIRDLGSHNGTYVNGQPLAKSGTALLGPNDIVGVGHSTFRIVGDRLEEFVDTGDVSFSARHLTVTVDGGKQILKDVTFGVPEKSLIGVIGPSGSGKSTLLKALTGYRPANQGDVLYDNRNLYKQFAELRQRIGLVPQDDILHKELRVRTALKYAAKLRFPADTTESERAARIDEVLRELKLDIHKDKKITALSGGQRKRVSVALELLTKPSLIFLDEPTSGLDPGMDRDVMQLLRGLADDGRTVLVVTHSVAELAICDKLLVMAPGGSVAYFGPPDEALNFFGYSTWADVFSAFESYRDYDWAGRWKGSQHYQLYAADIDAVAPQSVQPAVQQTRPPKPQGWGSQLWTLMRRYMSVIASDKGFIGLMLILPAVLGVVSVVIPAKFGLAPPVAPSRFNGDAGTIMLILAVGMCFSGAANSVRELIKERVIYERERATGLSRSAYLASKVIVLGFITAIQGVIICAIGFYPRDLPAEGLLMPPAVEICLSVIALGFTSMMFGLVISSLVKTAEKTMPLLVMFAIVQVVFTGILFQVYDSPGLEQFAWLMPSRWAIAAAGTTLNLGVLMPPWDAENPTNTDPLWDATAGQWGLNITILLLLGVACGFAVQRLLRRHEPEVMRAGK; from the coding sequence GTGCCGGAACTCGTACTGGAATTGAATGGAAGGACCTGGACGCTCGATTCGTCCAGGTCGTACTCGCTGGGGCGCGATCCCCAGGGAGATGTGGTGATCGATGATGCCCGGGTGTCGTGGCGGCACGCCACCATCGCCTGGAACGGGCGAGGTTGGGGAATCGAGGACCACGGCAGCACCAACGGCACGTACGTGCGCGGGGCGCGGGTCCAGCACGCCGAGCTCGTACCCGGCACGCCGGTGCACCTGGGCAACGCCACCGACGGGCCGAGGCTGAACCCCGTCGCGGGCGCGGCCGCCCCGGCGCCGCAGCCGGCGGCCGCCCAGGCGTACGCGCAGCAGCCGCAGGCGCAGCAGGCGCAGCCGCAGGCCTGGGAACAGCAGGTGCAGCAGGCCCCGCCGTTCCCGCAGCAGCAGGCCCAGCAGCCGCACCAGGCGCAGCCGTTCCCGCAGCAGCAGGCTCAGCAGCACCAGCCGCCCCAGCAGCAGGGCGGCGGCGGTACCCCGGGCTACGGCGACCACCGCAGCCCGACGACGTTCCACCAGCTCGCGCTGGGCCACGTCATGCGCATCGGCCGTGCGCTGGAGAACGAACTGGTGGTCTCCGACCTCCAGGTCTCCCGCCACCACGCCGAGTTCCACTCGATGCCGGGCGGCCGCTTCGAGATCCGCGACCTCGGCAGCCACAACGGCACCTACGTCAACGGCCAGCCGCTGGCGAAGTCGGGCACCGCGCTGCTCGGCCCGAACGACATCGTCGGCGTCGGCCACTCGACTTTCCGGATCGTCGGCGACCGCCTCGAGGAGTTCGTCGACACCGGTGACGTCTCCTTCTCGGCCCGCCACCTCACGGTCACGGTCGACGGCGGCAAGCAGATCCTCAAGGACGTCACCTTCGGCGTCCCCGAGAAGTCGCTGATCGGCGTCATCGGCCCCTCCGGCTCCGGCAAGTCGACGCTGCTCAAGGCACTGACCGGCTACCGTCCGGCCAACCAGGGCGACGTCCTGTACGACAACCGCAACCTGTACAAGCAGTTCGCGGAGCTCCGCCAGCGCATCGGCCTGGTCCCGCAGGACGACATCCTGCACAAGGAGCTGCGGGTCCGCACCGCCCTGAAGTACGCGGCCAAGCTGCGCTTCCCGGCGGACACCACCGAGTCCGAGCGCGCGGCCCGCATCGACGAGGTGCTGCGCGAGCTCAAGCTCGACATCCACAAGGACAAGAAGATCACCGCGCTCTCGGGTGGTCAGCGCAAGCGCGTGTCCGTGGCCCTGGAGCTGCTCACCAAGCCGTCGCTGATCTTCCTGGACGAGCCCACCTCGGGCCTCGACCCGGGCATGGACCGCGACGTCATGCAGCTGCTGCGCGGCCTCGCCGACGACGGCCGCACGGTCCTCGTCGTCACGCACTCGGTCGCCGAGCTGGCCATCTGCGACAAGCTGCTGGTCATGGCCCCGGGCGGTTCGGTCGCGTACTTCGGCCCGCCGGACGAGGCGCTGAACTTCTTCGGCTACTCCACCTGGGCCGATGTGTTCTCCGCCTTCGAGAGCTACCGCGACTACGACTGGGCCGGCCGCTGGAAGGGCTCGCAGCACTACCAGCTCTACGCCGCCGACATCGACGCGGTCGCCCCGCAGTCGGTGCAGCCCGCCGTGCAGCAGACCCGGCCGCCGAAGCCGCAGGGCTGGGGCTCCCAGCTCTGGACGCTGATGCGCCGCTACATGTCGGTCATCGCGTCCGACAAGGGCTTCATCGGGCTGATGCTGATCCTCCCGGCGGTCCTCGGCGTGGTCTCCGTCGTCATCCCCGCGAAGTTCGGGCTCGCGCCGCCCGTGGCCCCGTCCCGCTTCAACGGCGACGCCGGCACGATCATGCTGATCCTCGCGGTCGGCATGTGCTTCTCGGGCGCCGCGAACTCGGTCCGCGAGCTGATCAAGGAACGCGTGATCTACGAACGCGAGCGCGCGACCGGCCTGTCCCGGTCGGCGTACCTCGCCTCGAAGGTGATCGTCCTCGGGTTCATCACGGCCATCCAGGGCGTGATCATCTGCGCGATCGGCTTCTACCCGCGCGACCTGCCCGCCGAGGGTCTGCTGATGCCGCCGGCCGTGGAGATCTGCCTCTCGGTCATCGCGCTCGGCTTCACGTCCATGATGTTCGGCCTGGTGATCTCCTCGCTGGTGAAGACCGCCGAGAAGACCATGCCGCTGCTCGTCATGTTCGCGATCGTCCAGGTCGTGTTCACCGGCATCCTCTTCCAGGTCTACGACTCCCCGGGCCTGGAGCAGTTCGCCTGGCTGATGCCGTCGCGCTGGGCGATCGCCGCCGCCGGCACCACGCTGAACCTCGGGGTGCTCATGCCGCCGTGGGACGCGGAGAACCCGACCAACACCGACCCGCTCTGGGACGCCACGGCCGGCCAGTGGGGCCTGAACATCACGATCCTGCTGCTCCTCGGCGTCGCGTGCGGCTTCGCCGTCCAGCGTCTGCTGCGCCGCCACGAGCCCGAGGTCATGCGCGCGGGCAAGTAG
- a CDS encoding transglycosylase SLT domain-containing protein: protein MTETTTPGHSRRLTKAHKLSVAGVATLGAAALAFSLVPANAAETQTVVAAAPVAWSKVVDGAQTQAVQQHLTVQQVVADQQAKVAKAAQAAQAAKDTAAKAKAEADAKKDREQKAAASRSANRAPVFANNLDGWIKEALFIMKREGIPGTYAGIHKNIMRESSGNPMAINNWDINAQNGIPSKGLLQVIAPTFKAYHVKGTKFDLYDPVANIVAACNYAADRYGSMDNVNSAY from the coding sequence ATGACCGAGACCACCACTCCCGGCCACAGTCGTCGTCTGACGAAGGCCCACAAGCTTTCCGTCGCCGGTGTAGCCACCCTGGGCGCCGCGGCCCTCGCCTTCTCCCTCGTGCCGGCCAACGCCGCCGAGACGCAGACGGTCGTCGCCGCTGCCCCGGTCGCCTGGTCCAAGGTCGTCGACGGCGCGCAGACGCAGGCCGTGCAGCAGCACCTCACCGTTCAGCAGGTCGTCGCGGACCAGCAGGCCAAGGTCGCGAAGGCCGCCCAGGCCGCCCAGGCCGCCAAGGACACAGCCGCGAAGGCCAAGGCCGAGGCGGACGCGAAGAAGGACCGCGAGCAGAAGGCGGCCGCCAGCCGTTCCGCGAACCGCGCGCCGGTCTTCGCGAACAACCTGGACGGCTGGATCAAGGAAGCCCTCTTCATCATGAAGCGGGAGGGCATTCCGGGCACCTACGCCGGGATCCACAAGAACATCATGCGCGAGTCCAGCGGTAACCCGATGGCGATCAACAACTGGGACATCAACGCCCAGAACGGCATCCCCAGCAAGGGTCTGCTCCAGGTCATCGCCCCGACCTTCAAGGCGTACCACGTCAAGGGCACCAAGTTCGACCTGTACGACCCGGTCGCCAACATCGTCGCGGCCTGCAACTACGCGGCCGACCGCTACGGCTCCATGGACAACGTCAACAGCGCCTACTAG